Proteins encoded by one window of Lathyrus oleraceus cultivar Zhongwan6 chromosome 1, CAAS_Psat_ZW6_1.0, whole genome shotgun sequence:
- the LOC127117089 gene encoding uncharacterized protein LOC127117089 isoform X1: MGNNPNGPSLFNDYTDYPCRVQLGRYAFIDVTYTENKRDCSDSDDEVPSDNDEVPGDSDDEVPSDSDDDEVPSDSDDEVSSDDDEVPSDSDDEVSSDDDEVPSDDDDDELPSDSDDEVTKVTKMLYTVDRSSTCELKFERSDKEASLSLHDADNGSDFTIVSLEIIIKKIDKGYLEIPVPEIASIANSGEVYIFSWGVNSNRTINAWGEVKEYTNVLYGKGRRGSLVVIESKKKSITDPNPYMVTVFHYLAVDDGNVFNPKMDIGFSVVVKIQASDDLGLKYTVEGPERHPSSSLFYMFERVKRLNGAWKPNLCPHCANLQMRRKSWQTSESEDSDYVPRRHGRGKQKSESMVANDSNVKGNYNGSLFGKYFHFHQR, translated from the coding sequence ATGGGAAATAATCCCAACGGTCCTAGTCTCTTCAACGATTACACAGATTATCCATGTCGAGTACAACTAGGTAGATATGCATTCATCGATGTGACATATACAGAGAACAAACGTGATTGCAGTGATAGTGATGATGAAGTTCCCAGTGATAATGATGAAGTTCCCGGTGATAGTGATGATGAAGTTCCCAGTgatagtgatgatgatgaagttcCCAGTGATAGTGATGATGAAGTTtccagtgatgatgatgaagttcCCAGTGATAGTGATGATGAAGTTtccagtgatgatgatgaagttcccagtgatgatgatgatgatgaacttcCTAGTGATAGTGATGATGAAGTTACCAAAGTGACCAAGATGTTATACACCGTAGATAGGTCGTCAACATGTGAACTCAAATTTGAGAGAAGTGATAAAGAGGCATCATTATCTCTCCATGATGCAGACAACGGTTCCGATTTCACTATTGTTTCTTTGgaaattataattaaaaaaattgataaGGGGTATCTTGAGATACCTGTTCCTGAAATCGCCTCTATTGCAAATAGCGGAGAGGTATACATTTTCAGTTGGGGTGTTAATTCTAACAGAACCATCAATGCATGGGGAGAAGTAAAAGAATATACAAATGTTCTCTATGGTAAGGGAAGGAGGGGAAGTCTTGTTGTTATAGAGTCTAAGAAAAAGAGTATAACTGATCCAAATCCCTATATGGTCACTGTGTTTCACTATTTAGCTGTTGATGACGGAAATGTTTTCAATCCAAAAATGGATATTGGCTTTTCTGTGGTTGTAAAGATTCAAGCATCAGATGATTTGGGATTGAAATATACTGTAGAGGGTCCAGAGAGACACCCTAGTTCATCATTATTTTACATGTTTGAACGAGTAAAAAGACTTAATGGGGCATGGAAGCCTAATTTGTGTCCTCATTGTGCAAATCTTCAGATGCGGCGTAAATCCTGGCAGACGTCTGAAAGTGAAGACAGCGATTATGTTCCACGACGACATGGTAGGGGTAAGCAGAAGTCAGAAAGTATGGTTGCCAATGATTCTAACGTTAAGGGAAATTATAATGGTAGTTTGTTTGGGAAGTATTTCCATTTTCATCAAAGGTGA